AAAGCTGTTGGGCTCCATCCGTCAAAGCATCCTTCCCGCAAAAACCGCTCAGATTCCGTTATTCGCTTTACGGTGGAAAGTAATAATGCGACCGTTCCGTCGGCTGTGGTTTCAGTGAGTACATCCGGGGTGTTCGCTACCCGTATGTTGTGGCTGCGGCAAGCGGCTAAGTCAATGTTGTTGTATCCAACTGCATAATTAGCCACAACTTTCAGAATGGAGGCATTGCTCAGAACGGTGCTGTTAACCGGGTTCGAGAGCATGCACAGCAGGCCGTCATAGCGCGAAATGGCATCGCGGAGCGTATTTGCATGGTTGAACTGCCCCCTTTTGCCAACATGCAGCTCGAAATACTTTTCCAGCAATTCATGAACTTCCCGAAAAACGGGCTCTGTGAGAAGAACTTTAGGTTTTCGGGACATAGATCAGGAAGAGACAGGTTGTTCAGGGTGAGTATTTATTCATGCACAGCAATAAAACTAATCTTCGAAATTCTTCACCGTCGCATCACCCCACATTTTCTCCAGCGCATAGAATTCGCGCATATCGCTCTTAAAAATGTGGACGACTACATTAACAAAATCGAGTACAACCCAACGACGCGTCTCCAGCCCTTCACGGCGCCAGGGTTTCTCACCCATCTCAATGCGGACTTTTTCGGAGATTTCATCTGCCAGGGTTTTGACGTGTACATCGGAAA
This genomic stretch from Cyclonatronum proteinivorum harbors:
- the rsfS gene encoding ribosome silencing factor — its product is MTDTFTEDSFEEENSESLATFIAEQLSAKKGEQISIMDLRGLTSLADFFVICNGLSDVHVKTLADEISEKVRIEMGEKPWRREGLETRRWVVLDFVNVVVHIFKSDMREFYALEKMWGDATVKNFED